A window from Dermacentor albipictus isolate Rhodes 1998 colony chromosome 10, USDA_Dalb.pri_finalv2, whole genome shotgun sequence encodes these proteins:
- the LOC139050491 gene encoding zonadhesin-like: protein MGDGICVDVHNADDFKLSHKIERSACSPLWDYIAGSEMYAKEISLALICILLSSGPQITHSMRCGCLERPAKGGPGRDLMCSPYNTPASVKNQIRSCVCRLGAYRNPWGQCISLEECKRCGTYPHKSYNLCASECPLRCDEPVQKCSNRCVVRCDCAPGYVLGRNNADKCVKADCCPPKCPANSTFKLCVSNCRPMCGRPQPRNCYDRCTTGGCVCNKGFSEVVIGGAISCVPDFQCNQYLPRNEI from the exons ATGGGAGATGGGATTTGCGTAGACGTGCACAATGCTGACGACTTCAAGCTTTCCCACAAAATTGAACGATCAGCCTGCTCACCTCTTTGGGACTACATCGCTGGAAGCGAAATGTATGCGAAGGAAATTTCGTTAGCCCTCATATGCATTTTACTCTCAAGCGGTCCTCAAATTA CTCACTCTATGCGATGCGGCTGCCTGGAACGCCCAGCGAAGGGTGGACCAGGTCGAGACCTCATGTGCAGCCCCTACAATACGCCGGCGTCTGTGAAGAACCAAATTCGCAGCTGCGTCTGCAGGCTCGGCGCCTATCGTAATCCCTGGGGTCAGTGTATCAGCCTGGAAGAGTGCAAACGCTGTGGCACCTATCCACACAAGAGCTATAACCTCTGTGCGTCAGAGTGCCCCCTGAGGTGCGACGAGCCTGTACAAAAATGTTCCAACCGGTGTGTCGTCAGGTGCGACTGTGCTCCTGGATACGTGCT AGGCAGAAATAACGCGGACAAGTGCGTCAAGGCGGATTGCTGCCCTCCAAAATGTCCTGCAAACTCGACGTTCAAACTCTGCGTGTCCAACTGCAGGCCGATGTGCGGTAGACCACAACCCCGCAATTGCTATGACCGTTGTACCACGGGTGGCTGCGTCTGCAACAAAGGCTTCTCCGAGGTCGTTATTGGTGGCGCCATCAGCTGCGTGCCCGATTTCCAGTGCAATCAGTATTTGCCCCGCAACGAAATCTGA